One region of Deinococcus radiopugnans ATCC 19172 genomic DNA includes:
- a CDS encoding DUF1345 domain-containing protein encodes MTAAHLLPAVSRLIAGTALCVVAGLLTPSSWPWEARVLVGWVVFCLSMLLWLRMLLWTSSPERTRALALREDDTRALADGITLTASLVSLVGVLFALHQAGIEKGLAAAALTVLAVLTVAASWLLVHTEYALHYARLYYRDGGGVAFPEGPDGTLQDPDYRDFAYLAFTIGMTFQVSDTEITTRAFRRLLLGHALLSYLFGAVIVAVTINGVAGLIG; translated from the coding sequence ATGACCGCTGCCCATCTTCTCCCCGCTGTGTCCCGGTTGATCGCGGGAACGGCGCTGTGCGTCGTGGCCGGGCTGCTGACTCCATCCTCCTGGCCCTGGGAAGCGCGGGTGCTGGTGGGCTGGGTGGTGTTCTGCCTGAGCATGCTGCTGTGGTTGCGCATGCTGCTGTGGACCTCCTCCCCGGAGCGGACACGCGCGCTGGCCCTGCGCGAGGACGACACGAGGGCACTGGCGGACGGCATAACGCTGACGGCCTCGCTGGTCAGTCTGGTGGGCGTCCTCTTCGCGCTGCATCAGGCTGGGATAGAAAAGGGCCTGGCGGCGGCGGCGCTGACTGTGCTGGCCGTACTGACCGTCGCCGCCTCCTGGCTGCTGGTCCACACCGAGTACGCCCTGCACTACGCCCGGCTGTATTACCGCGATGGCGGCGGCGTGGCCTTTCCAGAAGGACCGGACGGCACCCTCCAGGACCCCGATTACCGCGACTTCGCCTACCTGGCGTTCACCATCGGCATGACCTTTCAGGTCAGCGACACCGAGATCACCACCCGCGCCTTTCGCCGACTGCTGCTGGGCCACGCGCTGCTGTCGTACCTGTTCGGCGCGGTGATCGTGGCCGTCACGATCAACGGGGTGGCTGGTCTGATCGGCTAA
- a CDS encoding serine hydrolase domain-containing protein encodes MPIPQARLDALVQEARDTHSSALIVMQDGRVLIDEILDGGRDRPIETMSVTKAVLSLLVGRAVTLGHLPGADVPISDLYPEWKQGRKRGVTLRHLMTHTSGLQNMPGTMPEIYPSPDFVQLALCAELEQAPGTHFAYNNKAANLICGVLEQATGQKADDFARAELFGPLGIENWSWVRDRAGNPHGMAGLSLRPRDLARLGQLALDGGEVDGAPLISRGWIEESTRPATPLDNEMGLLWWMLFAWRRYTITETQVRNVAELGGTPQQLTALRQCLCEQVDRAGLSNLMRMAGLVAPELPIAPGWEWLIEEHGPSVGFRHDGHLGQFLVIHRDAGLVAVRMIAWDHPAARDEASGFPGFDNHVLSLLAP; translated from the coding sequence ATGCCCATCCCACAGGCCCGTCTGGACGCGCTGGTTCAGGAGGCGCGGGACACCCACAGCAGCGCCCTGATCGTGATGCAGGACGGTAGAGTGCTGATCGACGAGATTCTGGACGGCGGTCGGGACCGTCCTATCGAAACCATGAGCGTGACTAAGGCGGTTCTGAGCCTGCTTGTCGGGCGGGCCGTCACCCTGGGACACCTGCCGGGAGCGGATGTTCCCATCAGTGATCTGTACCCCGAATGGAAACAGGGCCGCAAGCGGGGCGTGACCTTGCGCCACCTGATGACCCACACCAGCGGCCTGCAAAACATGCCCGGCACGATGCCGGAGATCTACCCCAGCCCCGATTTCGTGCAGCTGGCCCTGTGTGCGGAGCTGGAACAGGCGCCAGGCACCCACTTCGCCTACAACAACAAGGCCGCCAACCTGATCTGCGGCGTGCTGGAGCAGGCCACCGGGCAAAAGGCAGACGACTTTGCCCGTGCCGAATTGTTCGGGCCGCTGGGCATCGAGAACTGGTCCTGGGTGCGCGATAGGGCGGGCAACCCACACGGTATGGCAGGGCTGAGCCTGCGCCCCCGCGATCTGGCCCGGCTGGGTCAACTGGCGCTGGATGGGGGAGAGGTAGACGGAGCGCCATTGATCTCGCGCGGGTGGATTGAGGAGAGTACGCGCCCGGCCACGCCTCTGGACAACGAAATGGGCCTGCTATGGTGGATGCTGTTCGCCTGGAGGCGCTACACCATCACGGAAACGCAAGTCCGGAACGTCGCCGAATTGGGGGGAACCCCACAGCAGCTGACTGCGCTGCGCCAATGCCTCTGCGAGCAGGTTGACCGTGCCGGGCTGTCGAACCTGATGCGTATGGCCGGTCTGGTGGCCCCAGAATTGCCCATAGCGCCAGGGTGGGAATGGCTGATTGAGGAACACGGCCCAAGCGTCGGCTTCCGGCATGACGGTCATCTGGGGCAATTCCTGGTCATTCACCGGGACGCGGGACTGGTGGCCGTCCGCATGATCGCCTGGGATCACCCAGCCGCCAGGGATGAGGCCAGCGGCTTTCCTGGTTTTGATAACCACGTGCTGTCCCTGCTCGCGCCATAA